One segment of Variovorax sp. PAMC28562 DNA contains the following:
- a CDS encoding acyl-CoA synthetase, with protein MSADPTVTRPASETDRPAAAADWSTTPERANKVALQVICWIALTMGRRAARLVLHPVTLYFLLFSPAPRRHIKRYLFRVIGPNAGWGDGYKLLHAFASTVLDRVYFLRGRMDLFDVRVVGKEPVESEALAGRGAFLLGAHVGSFEALGACKGLSPDSPKLRPAMLMFPDNARQINAMLDAISLPELRPHVIALGRPHSMLELRDWLDTGGMAGLLADRTLPGQVEQAGQRGNSIELPFLGQPALFNDGPFRLAALLRRRVFFMAGLYVGGARYDVLFEPLADFSERIRDPAERERAIREAVEAYVMRLEALCRKYPYNWFNFHDFWLEDSR; from the coding sequence ATGAGCGCCGATCCGACCGTGACAAGACCCGCGTCCGAAACCGATCGGCCGGCCGCTGCAGCCGATTGGTCGACCACGCCGGAGCGCGCCAACAAGGTGGCACTTCAGGTGATCTGCTGGATCGCATTGACGATGGGACGCCGCGCCGCGCGGCTGGTACTGCATCCGGTCACGCTGTATTTCCTGCTCTTTTCGCCAGCGCCGCGTCGCCACATCAAGCGGTACCTGTTTCGCGTGATCGGTCCAAACGCAGGGTGGGGCGACGGCTACAAGCTGCTGCACGCCTTCGCCTCCACCGTGCTCGACCGTGTCTACTTTCTGCGCGGCCGCATGGACCTGTTCGATGTGCGGGTCGTCGGCAAAGAGCCGGTCGAGAGCGAAGCACTGGCGGGCCGCGGCGCCTTTTTGCTGGGTGCGCATGTCGGCAGCTTCGAGGCGCTAGGTGCCTGCAAGGGGCTCAGCCCCGACTCGCCAAAACTACGTCCGGCGATGCTCATGTTCCCGGACAACGCGCGGCAGATCAACGCCATGCTGGATGCGATCAGCCTGCCGGAACTGCGGCCGCACGTGATCGCGCTGGGCCGGCCACATTCGATGCTCGAGCTGCGTGACTGGCTCGACACTGGCGGCATGGCGGGGCTGCTGGCCGACCGCACGCTGCCGGGCCAAGTCGAGCAGGCCGGTCAGCGCGGCAACAGCATCGAGCTTCCGTTTCTGGGGCAGCCGGCGCTGTTCAACGACGGGCCGTTTCGTCTGGCTGCGCTGCTGCGCCGCCGCGTCTTCTTCATGGCGGGTTTGTATGTGGGCGGCGCCCGCTACGATGTGCTGTTTGAGCCGCTGGCCGATTTCAGCGAACGCATTCGCGACCCGGCCGAGCGGGAACGCGCGATCCGCGAGGCAGTCGAAGCCTATGTGATGCGGCTCGAAGCGCTGTGCCGCAAGTACCCCTACAACTGGTTCAATTTTCATGATTTCTGGCTCGAAGATTCGCGGTGA
- a CDS encoding LolA-related protein, translating to MISGSKIRGELGGSAGAVQWRDVCRTLLLLLAFSASSAWAFELPDLMGLLAKQKSGEARFTEQRFVRGLEGPLNASGTLSFTAPDKLSRRTLTPRPESMVVDGNNMVLSRGERTRTMTLDSVPELQGLVEAMRGTLSGDTAALTRYFKSVVGGSVDGWTLDLQPLDNRLAAQVRSVRMSGRGSEVLGLEMEFVGGDRSVMTIVPTRPAP from the coding sequence ATGATTTCTGGCTCGAAGATTCGCGGTGAGTTGGGCGGGAGCGCAGGCGCAGTGCAATGGCGCGACGTATGCCGCACGCTCCTGCTTCTGCTGGCTTTCAGCGCGTCGTCGGCCTGGGCATTCGAGCTGCCAGACCTGATGGGCCTGCTGGCCAAACAGAAGAGCGGCGAGGCACGTTTCACCGAGCAGCGCTTCGTGCGCGGTCTCGAAGGCCCGCTCAATGCCAGCGGTACGCTGAGCTTCACTGCGCCCGACAAACTCTCGCGTCGCACGCTCACGCCGCGGCCTGAAAGCATGGTCGTCGACGGCAACAACATGGTGCTGTCGCGCGGCGAGCGCACACGCACCATGACGCTCGACAGCGTGCCCGAACTGCAAGGCCTGGTCGAAGCCATGCGTGGCACCTTGAGCGGCGACACGGCCGCGCTCACCCGCTATTTCAAGAGTGTCGTCGGTGGCTCGGTGGACGGCTGGACGCTCGACCTGCAACCGCTCGACAACCGCCTCGCCGCGCAAGTCCGCAGCGTGCGAATGAGCGGCCGTGGCAGCGAAGTGCTCGGCCTCGAAATGGAGTTCGTCGGTGGCGACCGCTCTGTCATGACGATCGTTCCGACCCGGCCTGCGCCGTGA
- a CDS encoding phosphopantetheine-binding protein, which produces MSSIAQTPIPAVGDASSEQTPLEAELAVLLVESLNLEIAPADVAPDAPLYGEGLGLDSIDILEVALEVSRKYGFQLRSDDERNQQIFTSLRTLATHVAQNRSAT; this is translated from the coding sequence TTGTCATCGATTGCACAAACCCCCATTCCCGCCGTTGGCGATGCTTCTTCGGAACAAACGCCGCTCGAAGCCGAGCTGGCCGTGTTGCTTGTCGAATCCCTGAATCTGGAGATCGCGCCGGCCGACGTGGCGCCCGACGCGCCGCTGTACGGTGAAGGCCTGGGACTCGACTCGATCGACATCCTCGAAGTCGCGCTGGAAGTCTCGCGGAAGTACGGCTTTCAGCTGCGTTCCGACGACGAGCGCAACCAGCAGATCTTTACGTCGCTGCGCACTCTTGCGACCCACGTCGCACAGAATCGCAGCGCTACCTGA
- a CDS encoding helicase HerA-like domain-containing protein has product MADPLLIARHDTIECALLPALANRHGLITGATGTGKTVTLQTIAQKLSGIGVPVFMADVKGDLTGISQPGHIGDKMAATLKERGLDAPTPLACPVTLWDVFGEQGHPVRATVSDMGPLLLGRMLDLNETQAGVLNIVFKIADDNGLLLLDLKDLRAMLQHVGENASQFTTEYGNISAASVGAIQRGLLQIETQGGGKFFGEPMLNIADFMQTVDGKGVVNILAADKLMNSPRLYATFLLWMLSELFEQLPEIGDPDQPKLVFFFDEAHLLFNEAPKALVERIELVVRLVRSKGVGVYFVTQNPLDIPDSVLAQLGNRVQHALRAFTPRDQKAVKATATTMRQKPGLDIEKAITELAVGEALVSLLDDKGRPSITERVYVLPPASQLGPITPAQRQALLANSLVAGVYEKTVDRESAYEKLKGRTETAPGAPATTGTATIPGARGDASTPDAAGGGLMGGLNELLFGSTGPRGGKRDGLAQTMARSAVRTMGTSVGKEILRGVLGGIFGAKKR; this is encoded by the coding sequence ATGGCCGACCCTCTTTTGATTGCCCGCCACGACACCATCGAGTGCGCCCTGCTCCCTGCGCTCGCCAATCGACACGGCCTCATCACCGGCGCCACCGGCACCGGCAAGACGGTCACGTTGCAGACCATCGCGCAAAAGCTCTCGGGCATCGGCGTGCCGGTGTTCATGGCCGACGTCAAGGGCGACCTCACAGGCATCAGCCAGCCAGGCCATATCGGCGACAAGATGGCGGCCACCTTGAAGGAGCGCGGGCTCGATGCGCCCACGCCGCTGGCCTGCCCGGTCACGCTGTGGGACGTGTTCGGCGAGCAGGGCCACCCGGTGCGCGCCACGGTGTCCGACATGGGGCCGCTGCTGCTCGGCCGCATGCTCGACCTCAACGAGACGCAGGCCGGCGTGCTGAACATCGTCTTTAAGATCGCCGACGACAACGGCTTGCTGCTGCTCGACCTGAAGGACCTGCGCGCGATGCTTCAGCACGTCGGCGAGAACGCCAGCCAGTTCACCACCGAGTACGGCAACATCAGCGCGGCCAGCGTGGGCGCCATCCAGCGCGGCCTGCTGCAGATCGAAACGCAGGGTGGCGGCAAGTTCTTCGGCGAGCCGATGCTGAACATCGCCGACTTCATGCAGACCGTCGATGGCAAGGGCGTGGTCAACATCTTGGCGGCCGACAAGCTCATGAATTCGCCGCGGCTCTATGCGACCTTTCTGTTGTGGATGCTGTCGGAACTCTTCGAGCAGCTGCCCGAAATCGGCGACCCCGATCAGCCCAAGCTGGTCTTCTTTTTCGACGAGGCACATCTGTTGTTCAACGAAGCGCCGAAGGCGCTCGTGGAGCGCATCGAGCTCGTCGTGCGGCTGGTGCGCTCCAAGGGCGTCGGTGTCTATTTCGTGACCCAGAACCCGCTGGACATTCCGGATTCAGTGTTGGCGCAGCTCGGCAACCGGGTCCAGCACGCACTGCGCGCCTTCACGCCGCGCGACCAGAAAGCCGTCAAGGCCACCGCGACGACGATGCGGCAAAAGCCAGGCCTCGACATCGAGAAAGCCATCACCGAATTGGCGGTGGGTGAAGCGCTGGTGAGCCTGCTCGACGACAAGGGCCGGCCCAGCATCACCGAGCGCGTCTACGTGCTGCCACCGGCCAGCCAGCTCGGGCCGATCACACCCGCGCAGCGGCAGGCGCTGCTGGCCAATTCTCTGGTGGCGGGTGTGTACGAGAAGACGGTCGACAGGGAATCGGCTTACGAGAAGCTGAAAGGTCGTACAGAGACGGCGCCGGGTGCGCCAGCGACAACCGGCACGGCGACGATTCCGGGTGCCAGAGGCGACGCGTCAACACCCGACGCTGCAGGCGGTGGCTTGATGGGCGGGCTGAATGAACTGTTGTTCGGGTCGACCGGGCCCCGCGGCGGCAAGCGCGACGGCCTGGCGCAAACCATGGCGCGCTCTGCGGTGCGCACCATGGGCACATCGGTCGGCAAGGAAATCCTGCGTGGCGTGCTGGGCGGTATCTTCGGCGCGAAGAAGCGCTGA
- a CDS encoding AMP-binding protein: protein MNSTSGTANTTQMKSDLPKFLPLLGARDLDAPLAWRAGVPISSRQYLADVTALAEQLPAQGPVVNLCVDRYSFAVGLGAALVRRLPSLLPPDARPETLSRLREGNPNLFAIADDKHLDPQGITVVWTDPRVHVAVRDGASIEMPMIDAEGHAVSLLTSGSTGVPQPHAKSWRTLVDDVGAAVPRLADLLKLSSLDGLTLVTTVPVQHSYGLESSALLAMLGGASFDSGRPFFPADVTATLEASPRPRALITTPFHLKTLLVAGVPLPAVDLILSATAPLSPQLAVQAEQAMCGALIEIYGSTESGQVATRRTTESEVWHTFGEIQVTAEPTEDGAERFVFSGDFVPRPTPMADVLELIDSQHFRLLGRANDLIHVAGRRSSLGHLNYHLNSVAGVVDGAFWLPDEVADGVVRPVAFVVAPELKSGDLIAALRQRLEPVFVPRRVVHVASLPREGTGKLTVRALREFALAQLADDSTAVQVTRDVPVDHPAFAGHFPGQPLVPGALLLAEVLEAAHGVPALVARLGRQPTLAACKFLSPVRPGATLTIELQPEPGAARGVRFEVRCNAQIAVSGRWMPGTDTAA, encoded by the coding sequence ATGAACAGTACGTCTGGTACCGCGAACACCACGCAAATGAAGTCCGATCTTCCTAAGTTCCTTCCGCTGCTGGGCGCACGCGACCTCGACGCGCCGCTCGCCTGGCGCGCCGGCGTCCCGATTTCGTCACGGCAGTATCTGGCCGACGTCACCGCTCTCGCCGAGCAGTTGCCGGCCCAAGGTCCGGTGGTCAATCTGTGCGTCGACCGCTATTCCTTTGCCGTCGGTCTCGGCGCTGCGCTGGTGCGCCGACTGCCCAGTTTGCTGCCGCCAGACGCCCGGCCCGAGACGCTGTCGCGACTGCGCGAAGGCAACCCGAATCTCTTCGCAATCGCCGACGACAAGCACCTCGATCCGCAAGGCATCACGGTGGTCTGGACCGATCCACGCGTGCATGTCGCCGTGCGCGACGGTGCATCGATAGAGATGCCGATGATCGACGCCGAAGGCCATGCCGTCAGCCTGTTGACTTCGGGTTCGACGGGCGTGCCGCAGCCGCACGCCAAGAGTTGGCGCACGCTGGTCGACGACGTCGGCGCTGCGGTGCCGCGGCTCGCCGATTTGCTGAAGCTGTCGTCGCTCGACGGCTTGACGCTGGTGACGACGGTGCCGGTACAGCACAGCTACGGGCTCGAATCGTCGGCCTTGCTCGCCATGCTCGGCGGCGCATCGTTCGACAGTGGCCGGCCGTTCTTTCCGGCGGATGTCACAGCCACGCTCGAGGCGTCGCCGCGACCGCGTGCGCTCATCACCACGCCGTTTCATCTGAAGACCCTGTTGGTGGCCGGCGTGCCGCTGCCAGCGGTCGACCTGATCCTGTCGGCCACGGCCCCGCTGTCGCCGCAACTCGCCGTGCAGGCCGAGCAGGCGATGTGCGGCGCGCTGATCGAAATCTACGGCAGCACCGAGTCGGGCCAGGTCGCAACGCGGCGCACCACCGAGAGCGAGGTCTGGCACACCTTCGGCGAAATCCAGGTGACGGCCGAGCCGACCGAAGACGGGGCAGAGCGCTTCGTTTTCAGCGGCGATTTCGTGCCCCGCCCGACGCCGATGGCCGACGTGCTGGAGTTGATCGATTCGCAGCACTTTCGCCTGTTAGGCCGGGCCAACGACCTGATTCACGTGGCCGGTCGGCGCAGTTCGCTCGGGCATCTGAACTATCACCTGAACAGCGTCGCTGGCGTGGTGGATGGCGCGTTCTGGCTGCCCGACGAAGTGGCCGACGGCGTGGTGCGGCCGGTGGCCTTCGTGGTCGCGCCGGAGTTGAAGTCGGGTGACCTCATCGCGGCGTTGCGGCAGCGGCTGGAGCCGGTCTTCGTGCCGCGCCGCGTGGTGCATGTCGCGTCGCTGCCGCGGGAGGGCACCGGTAAGCTCACGGTGCGTGCGTTGCGGGAATTCGCGCTGGCGCAACTGGCCGACGACAGCACCGCGGTGCAGGTCACGCGCGACGTGCCGGTCGACCACCCTGCCTTTGCCGGCCACTTCCCCGGCCAGCCGTTGGTGCCCGGCGCATTGCTGCTGGCCGAGGTGCTCGAAGCCGCGCACGGTGTGCCGGCATTGGTCGCGCGACTGGGCCGGCAACCGACCCTGGCGGCGTGCAAGTTCCTGTCGCCGGTACGGCCCGGCGCCACGTTGACGATCGAGCTTCAACCCGAGCCGGGCGCAGCCAGAGGCGTGCGCTTCGAGGTGCGCTGCAATGCGCAGATCGCGGTCAGCGGCCGCTGGATGCCGGGTACAGACACGGCTGCATGA